The Arachis hypogaea cultivar Tifrunner chromosome 14, arahy.Tifrunner.gnm2.J5K5, whole genome shotgun sequence genome has a segment encoding these proteins:
- the LOC140178778 gene encoding uncharacterized protein: MSKIPRSLIAFPSLLQCLCFSVLIHRADFTELLPTPHSVTITPSHGSSHRCRELRSENASLTRVEPPQQPSRTEKVIEWIGPDNIVNVVTDNAANYVAGGRLTNKKFENIHWSPCAAHCLNLILKDISSMPHISNLATRASKITVFVYNHTMFLSWLRQRDDWREIVRPGATRFATVFLTLMTIFERKSDLQSLVVDTHFTGHKLGRSANGRAVSAIILYNKFWDDCFTACQIMSSLIKLLRLVDANDKPLLGIIYEGMLREAPDVMRALLDLVTLHCKINNLDLVEAMKEIHLYRDRKESFDRPQAVPAAKKLQPDEWWRLFGSSAPCLQKMAVRILSQASVSSGCERNWSLFYQIHTTRRNKLEHDRLISDIVYVTYNLHLKSSIDNVDFWVTKEVVEKEPDLPNEIDADLDQGGGGGSSSTFYAAPLAFSGPSSGNEGDDINDANLQQVMEDFDD; the protein is encoded by the exons ATGTCCAAAATTCCGAGATCCCTAATTGCCTTCCCTTCTCTGCTTCAGTGCTTGTGCTTCTCAGTTCTCATTCATCGAGCAGACTTCACTGAGCTGCTTCCAACGCCTCACTCAGTCACTATCACACCGTCACACGGGTCGAGCCACCGCTGTCGAGAACTGAGAAGTGAGAACGCCTCACTCACACGGGTCGAGCCACCGCAGCAGCCGTCGCGAACTGAGAAG GTGATTGAATGGATTGGACCTGATAATATTGTTAATGTAGTGACAGATAATGCCGCAAATTATGTTGCTGGTGGTAGGCTTACtaataagaaatttgaaaatattcaCTGGTCACCTTGTGCTGCTCATTGCTTGaatcttattttaaaagatataagtAGCATGCCACATATTTCTAACCTTGCAACACGTGCTTCAAAGATTACCGTGTTTGTATATAATCATACAATGTTCTTGTCCTGGCTAAGACAAAGAGATGATTGGAGGGAGATTGTTCGTCCAGGTGCAACTCGTTTTGCCACTGTCTTCCTCACATTGATGACTATCTTTGAGCGCAAATCAGATTTACAATCATTGGTTGTTGATACACACTTTACCGGACACAAATTAGGAAGAAGTGCTAATGGTAGAGCTGTGAGTGCAATTATCCTATACAATAAATTTTGGGATGATTGTTTTACTGCATGCCAAATTATGAGTTCGTTGATTAAATTGCTGAGGTTGGTAGATGCCAATGATAAACCATTATTGGGAATTATTTATGAAGGTATGCTGAG AGAAGCACCTGATGTCATGCGAGCTTTACTTGATCTTGTTACATTGCATTGCAAGATTAataatttagatttagttgaggcAATGAAAGAAATACACTTATATAGAGATCGAAAGGAAAGCTTTGATAGGCCTCAAGCTGTTCCAGCCGCAAAAAAACTTCAACCTG ATGAATGGTGGAGGTTGTTTGGTAGTTCTGCTCCATGTTTACAAAAAATGGCAGTTCGCATTCTTAGCCAAGCATCTGTTTCTTCAGGGTGTGAAAGGAATTGGAGTCTTTTTTATCAAATTCATACAACAAGAAGGAATAAATTGGAGCATGATAGGCTAATAAGTGATATTGtgtatgttacatataatttgcaTCTTAAATCCAG TATTGATAATGTTGATTTTTGGGTGACGAAAGAGGTTGTTGAAAAAGAGCCTGATCTTCCAA ATGAGATTGATGCTGATTTAGatcaaggtggtggtggtggtagtagtaGTACATTTTATGCTGCACCACTTGCTTTTTCTGGTCCAAGTAGTGGAAATGAAGGTGATGATATCAATGACGCAAATCTGCAGCAAGTTATggaggattttgatgattga
- the LOC112744576 gene encoding glucan endo-1,3-beta-D-glucosidase, translating into MPSSPPFLFPEVQSTVLPDPSTFFSQNLLQSPLPTNSFFQNFVLKNGDQHEYFHPYLIKSSNSSLSVSYPFLLFSAAMLYQVFVPDITISSSTQKTTTPTKKDHVISSYSDLGVTLDIPSSNLRFFLLKGSPFITASLTKPTSLSITTPHSIVSLFPSNDDKTKYTLKLNNNQTWIFYTSSPIALYNKGSKILSNPFYGIVRVAALPDDSNNNGSNCGEILDRFSSCYPVSGDADIKKHFRVVYKWQTRRSGELLMLAHPLHLKLLKQNNNNVTVLNGFKYRSIDGDLVGVVGDSWVLEAQNVPVTWHSIKGVEKGSYKEIVSALNKDVKELNSSNLNTTSSYFYGKLVGRAARMALIAEEVSYPIVIPKIAKFLKETIEPWLKGTLKGNGFLYERKWGGLVTLQGSNDSGGDFGFGVYNDHHYHIGYFIYGISVLAKIDPDWGQEYKPQAYSLVTDFLNLGPRFNANYPRLRMFDLYILHSWASGVTEFEDGRNQESTSEAVNAYYAAALMGLAFEDSRLFDTGSTLLALEIQAAQTWWHVKSEDNLYEQDFSKDNRIVGILWSNKRDTKLWWASADCRYCRLSIQVLPLLPITEPLFSDGVYAKELVEWTLPSLKGKTNVEGWKGFTYALQGIYDKENALNNIRMLKGFDDGNSYTNLLWWIHSR; encoded by the coding sequence ATGCCTTCTTCTCCACCATTCCTCTTCCCAGAAGTTCAGTCCACAGTCCTACCAGATCCATCAACATTCTTCTCCCAAAACCTCCTTCAATCTCCACTCCCAACCAACTCTTTCTTCCAAAACTTTGTTCTCAAAAACGGTGACCAACATGAGTACTTCCACCCTTACCTCATCAAATCCTCTAACTCTTCTCTTTCTGTCTCTTACCCTTTTCTCTTATTCTCTGCTGCCATGTTGTACCAGGTTTTTGTCCCTGACATCAccatctcttcttctactcaaaAAACAACCACCCCAACAAAAAAAGATCATGTAATCTCATCCTATAGTGATCTTGGTGTCACTTTAGACATACCCTCTTCCAATCTAAGGTTCTTTCTTCTTAAAGGAAGTCCCTTTATAACCGCTTCTCTTACAAAACCAACTAGTCTCTCTATTACAACACCACACTCCATTGTTTCCTTGTTTCCTTCCAATGATGACAAAACCAAGTACACTCTTAAGCTCAACAACAATCAGACGTGGATCTTTTATACATCTTCTCCAATAGCATTGTATAACAAAGGCTCCAAGATTTTGTCGAATCCGTTCTATGGAATCGTTAGAGTTGCAGCATTGCCTGATGATTCTAACAACAACGGTTCAAACTGTGGGGAAATACTTGACAGGTTCAGTTCTTGTTACCCTGTCTCTGGTGATGCAGATATCAAGAAGCATTTCAGGGTTGTGTATAAATGGCAGACGAGAAGATCCGGGGAGCTTCTAATGCTGGCTCACCCTCTTCATCTCAAGCTTCTCAAACAGAACAATAATAATGTTACTGTTCTGAATGGTTTCAAGTACAGAAGCATTGATGGAGAtcttgttggtgttgttggtgactCATGGGTTTTGGAAGCTCAGAATGTTCCTGTAACATGGCATTCAATCAAAGGTGTGGAAAAAGGTTCATACAAGGAGATTGTTTCAGCACTTAACAAAGATGTTAAGGAGCTGAATTCCTCAAATTTGAACACAACTTCATCATATTTCTATGGGAAACTGGTTGGCAGAGCTGCAAGAATGGCACTAATAGCAGAAGAAGTGTCTTATCCCATTGTGATTCCCAAAATTGCTAAGTTCCTAAAGGAAACCATTGAGCCATGGTTGAAAGGAACACTCAAAGGGAATGGCTTTCTGTATGAGAGAAAATGGGGTGGACTTGTTACACTACAAGGGTCTAATGATTCAGGTGGTGATTTTGGTTTTGGTGTTTATAATGATCACCATTACCATATAGGATACTTCATTTATGGAATTTCTGTTCTTGCAAAGATTGATCCTGATTGGGGACAAGAGTACAAGCCACAAGCCTATTCACTTGTCACTGATTTCTTGAACTTGGGGCCAAGATTCAATGCTAATTATCCGCGGTTGAGGATGTTTGATCTCTACATTCTGCATTCTTGGGCTTCAGGAGTGACCGAATTCGAGGATGGAAGAAATCAAGAGAGTACTAGTGAAGCTGTGAATGCATACTATGCAGCAGCATTGATGGGGCTAGCGTTCGAGGACTCGCGCCTTTTTGATACCGGATCAACCCTCTTAGCATTGGAGATCCAAGCTGCACAAACATGGTGGCATGTGAAATCGGAGGACAATTTGTATGAACAAGATTTctcaaaagataatagaattgttGGGATTCTGTGGTCTAATAAGAGGGACACTAAGCTATGGTGGGCTTCAGCGGATTGTAGATATTGTAGGCTTAGCATACAAGTGCTGCCATTGTTGCCAATCACTGAACCTTTGTTCTCTGATGGTGTTTATGCTAAGGAGCTTGTTGAATGGACTTTACCTTCTTTGAAGGGTAAAACAAATGTAGAAGGTTGGAAGGGTTTTACCTATGCATTGCAAGGGATTTATGATAAGGAAAATGCATTGAACAACATTAGGATGTTGAAGGGGTTTGATGATGGTAACTCATATACTAATCTCTTGTGGTGGATTCATAGCAGATGA